One Lycium barbarum isolate Lr01 chromosome 5, ASM1917538v2, whole genome shotgun sequence genomic window carries:
- the LOC132639840 gene encoding uncharacterized protein LOC132639840, with amino-acid sequence MDGDRKKKHWCAWFDLCLPTNEGGAGFSKGNPGSAGGGGIIRDQTGSMIQAFTEYYGQSSNNIAEANAMLKGIKIYLNAGLSNIVVESKSLWLINIINEKLDPPWQIKQIIEQITSITSAGNFTFAHIFREGNFTADLLANMRENSKSFSIFTEATFPPLKVRASMKLEFDGLPNFRHRKKNKFISDFS; translated from the exons ATGGATGGGGACAGAAAGAAGAAACATTGGTGTGCCTGGTTTGATCTGTGTTTGCCAACTAATGAGGGTGGTGCTGGTTTTAG CAAAGGTAATCCAGGATCAGCAGGTGGTGGTGGGATTATCAGAGACCAAACTGGATCTATGATTCAGGCCTTTACAGAATACTATGGGCAGTCTAGTAACAATATTGCTGAAGCCAATGCTATGTTGAAAGGAATTAAAATATACTTAAATGCCGGTCTTTCTAATATTGTGGTAGAATCAAAGTCCCTTTGGCTTataaatatcatcaatgaaaagCTTGATCCACCTTGGCAAATCAAGCAAATCATTGAGCAGATTACTAGCATAACTAGTGCTGGTAATTTTACTTTTGCGCATATATTTAGAGAAGGTAACTTTACTGCTGACTTGCTTGCCAATATGAGAGAAAATTCCAAGTCTTTTTCTATCTTCACTGAAGCTACTTTCCCACCTTTAAAGGTTAGAGCCTCAATGAAACTTGAATTTGATGGGCTCCCAAATTTCAGACACAGGAAGAAGAACAAGTTCATTTCTGATTTTAGTTGA